In bacterium, the DNA window AATTTATTCTGAAAAAGGGCTGGATCCTTATAAAGTTATTGAATATAAAAAGAAAAATGGAACAGTTACTGGTTTTCCCGGAACTTCTAAAATTACAAATGAAGAATTGCTTGAACTTGATGTGGACGTTCTTTTTCCTTCTTGTCTTGAGAATGTTATAAGTGGTGAAAATTCAAAAAGAATTAAGGCAAAGATTATTGCTGAACTTGCAAATGGTCCAACAACTCCAGAAGCAGATGAAGTTTTATACAGTAAAGGTAAATTTGTTATACCTGATTTTTTATGCAATGCAGGTGGAGTAACTGTTTCCTATTTTGAATGGGTTCAGAATATAACAGGTTATTACTGGAAACTTGAAGAAGTACATAATAAACTTGATGAAAAAATGACAAAAGCATTTTACGATGTTATTAAAGTTTACGAAGAAAAGAAAATAAGTCCAAGAATGGCTGCCTATCTAGTTGCTGTAAATAGAGTAGTTGAAAGTATGAAGTTGCGCGGCTGGGTATAACTTTAATGAAAGAATACTGCGGAATTGTAGGAATATTCAATCTAAAAAAAATTTCAGAGTATTTATATTTTTCTCTATTTTCTCTTCAACATAGAGGCCAGGAAAGTTGTGGAATTGTTTTTTCTGATTTTAATGATGTTTTTATACATAAAGGTATGGGTCTTATCAGTGATGTTTTTTCGAGATTTGATTTTACAAAATATAAAGAAAAATTAGGTTTTGGAATTGGACATGTTAGATATTCAACAACTGGAAATCCTGATATAAAAAATATACAGCCATTTATAGTTGAATATAAGGGGAGAATCTATGCAATTGCTCATAATGGTAATCTTGTGAATAGTTATAATTTAAGGAAAAAACTTGAAGAAGAAGGAACACTTTTTCAAACAACTCTTGATACAGAAATAATTATGCACTTAATTTTTAAATCAAAAAAAGAAAAATTTGAAGATAAATTAAAGGAAGCATTATCAGAAATAAAAGGTGCCT includes these proteins:
- a CDS encoding glutamate dehydrogenase — its product is IYSEKGLDPYKVIEYKKKNGTVTGFPGTSKITNEELLELDVDVLFPSCLENVISGENSKRIKAKIIAELANGPTTPEADEVLYSKGKFVIPDFLCNAGGVTVSYFEWVQNITGYYWKLEEVHNKLDEKMTKAFYDVIKVYEEKKISPRMAAYLVAVNRVVESMKLRGWV